The Athene noctua chromosome 13, bAthNoc1.hap1.1, whole genome shotgun sequence genome has a segment encoding these proteins:
- the PDCD7 gene encoding programmed cell death protein 7 isoform X1, with protein sequence MAQPPPFAGRFPPPPFRAFPPPAGPFPPPAAPYPGPAARPGPFAVTAAAAPPPFLLPPLPPPQPAGPESDAGPRFPPGGGPFFPAAPPFPPRPVGEEEAAQRQQDELWLSQFLGRRRAAPPPPPPPAAASPSSARELAVEALGRVARLAALCRALRRREAEGDEAGWAQAREEAEATRRELQEVVRPLREPGYRDALRRKAERARKRRLRLQRRKQEANAAKEEEAARAAEREAKIDQWRAKCIQEVEEKNRERELKAAADSVLSEVRKKQADTKRMVDILRALEKLRKLRKEAAGRKGVCPPPSADEAFESQVESLKTLLKNRTELYEAEERALRVMLEGEQEEERKREMEKKQKKEREKLLQQKLEIDSKLFGEPDEFPLAHLLQPFREYYLQAEHSVAALIQIRHEWDQYLVPADHPEGSCIPPGWVLPSLPTNDTWATAVR encoded by the exons ATGGCGCAGCCGCCGCCCTTCGCCGGgcgcttcccgccgccgccgtTCCGGGCCTtcccgccgccggcggggcccttcccgccgcccgccgcgccctaccccggccccgccgcccgcccggggcctTTCGCGGTGACGGCAGCGGCGGCGCCCCCGCCCTTCCTtctgccgccgctgccgccgccgcagccggCGGGGCCTGAGAGCGACGCGGGGCCGCGGTTCCCGCCGGGCGGCGGCCCCTTCTTCCCGGCGGCTCCGCCGTTCCCGCCGCGGCCGGTGGGTGAGGAGGAGGCGGCGCAGCGGCAGCAGGACGAGCTATGGCTGTCGCAGTTCCTGGGCCGGCGCCgggccgctcccccgccgccgccgccgcccgccgccgccagccccagcagcgcccGGGAGCTGGCGGTGGAGGCGCTGGGGCGGGTGGCCCGGCTAGCCGCGCTCTGCCGGGCCCTGCGGCGGCGGGAGGCCGAGGGCGACGAGGCGGGCTGGGCCCAGGcgcgggaggaggcggaggcgaCGCGGCGGGAGCTGCAGGAGGTCGTGCGGCCCCTGAGGGAGCCCGGCTATCGGGACGCGCTGCGAAGGAAGGCCGAGAgggcgaggaagaggaggctgcGCCTGCAGCGGAGGAAGCAAGAAGCCAATGCAGccaaggaggaggaggcggcccGGGCAGCCGAGCGGGAAGCCAAGATCGACCAGTGGAGGGCCAAGTGCATCCAGGAGGTGGAGGAGAAGAACCGG gaaCGAGAACTTAAGGCTGCTGCAGACAGTGTCTTATCTGAAGTACGGAAGAAACAAGCAGACACAAAGAGGATGGTGGACATCCTGCGCGCATTAGAAAAGCTTCGGAAACTGAGAAAGGAGGCCGCTGGCAGGAAAG GTGTTTGTCCACCCCCCTCAGCAGACGAAGCGTTTGAAAGTCAGGTGGAGAGTCTCAAAACATTGCTCAAAAATCGCACAGAGTTGTATGAAGCTGAAGAGAGAGCATTAAGAGTTATGTTggagggggagcaggaggaggaaaggaagagagaaatggaaaagaaacagaagaaagaaagggaaaaactCCTACAGCAGAAACTCGAAATTGATTCCAAGCTCTTTGGGGAGCCAG ATGAATTTCCTCTAGCCCACCTCTTGCAGCCCTTCAGAGAATATTACTTACAAGCAGAGCATTCTGTAGCAGCTCTAATCCAGATCAG GCATGAATGGGATCAGTACTTGGTGCCAGCTGATcaccctgaaggaagctgcatcCCTCCAGGATGGGTTCTTCCAAGTCTCCCCACAAATGACACTTGGGCCACTGCTGTCAGATAA
- the PDCD7 gene encoding programmed cell death protein 7 isoform X2, translating to MAQPPPFAGRFPPPPFRAFPPPAGPFPPPAAPYPGPAARPGPFAVTAAAAPPPFLLPPLPPPQPAGPESDAGPRFPPGGGPFFPAAPPFPPRPVGEEEAAQRQQDELWLSQFLGRRRAAPPPPPPPAAASPSSARELAVEALGRVARLAALCRALRRREAEGDEAGWAQAREEAEATRRELQEVVRPLREPGYRDALRRKAERARKRRLRLQRRKQEANAAKEEEAARAAEREAKIDQWRAKCIQEVEEKNRERELKAAADSVLSEVRKKQADTKRMVDILRALEKLRKLRKEAAGRKGVCPPPSADEAFESQVESLKTLLKNRTELYEAEERALRVMLEGEQEEERKREMEKKQKKEREKLLQQKLEIDSKLFGEPDEFPLAHLLQPFREYYLQAEHSVAALIQIR from the exons ATGGCGCAGCCGCCGCCCTTCGCCGGgcgcttcccgccgccgccgtTCCGGGCCTtcccgccgccggcggggcccttcccgccgcccgccgcgccctaccccggccccgccgcccgcccggggcctTTCGCGGTGACGGCAGCGGCGGCGCCCCCGCCCTTCCTtctgccgccgctgccgccgccgcagccggCGGGGCCTGAGAGCGACGCGGGGCCGCGGTTCCCGCCGGGCGGCGGCCCCTTCTTCCCGGCGGCTCCGCCGTTCCCGCCGCGGCCGGTGGGTGAGGAGGAGGCGGCGCAGCGGCAGCAGGACGAGCTATGGCTGTCGCAGTTCCTGGGCCGGCGCCgggccgctcccccgccgccgccgccgcccgccgccgccagccccagcagcgcccGGGAGCTGGCGGTGGAGGCGCTGGGGCGGGTGGCCCGGCTAGCCGCGCTCTGCCGGGCCCTGCGGCGGCGGGAGGCCGAGGGCGACGAGGCGGGCTGGGCCCAGGcgcgggaggaggcggaggcgaCGCGGCGGGAGCTGCAGGAGGTCGTGCGGCCCCTGAGGGAGCCCGGCTATCGGGACGCGCTGCGAAGGAAGGCCGAGAgggcgaggaagaggaggctgcGCCTGCAGCGGAGGAAGCAAGAAGCCAATGCAGccaaggaggaggaggcggcccGGGCAGCCGAGCGGGAAGCCAAGATCGACCAGTGGAGGGCCAAGTGCATCCAGGAGGTGGAGGAGAAGAACCGG gaaCGAGAACTTAAGGCTGCTGCAGACAGTGTCTTATCTGAAGTACGGAAGAAACAAGCAGACACAAAGAGGATGGTGGACATCCTGCGCGCATTAGAAAAGCTTCGGAAACTGAGAAAGGAGGCCGCTGGCAGGAAAG GTGTTTGTCCACCCCCCTCAGCAGACGAAGCGTTTGAAAGTCAGGTGGAGAGTCTCAAAACATTGCTCAAAAATCGCACAGAGTTGTATGAAGCTGAAGAGAGAGCATTAAGAGTTATGTTggagggggagcaggaggaggaaaggaagagagaaatggaaaagaaacagaagaaagaaagggaaaaactCCTACAGCAGAAACTCGAAATTGATTCCAAGCTCTTTGGGGAGCCAG ATGAATTTCCTCTAGCCCACCTCTTGCAGCCCTTCAGAGAATATTACTTACAAGCAGAGCATTCTGTAGCAGCTCTAATCCAGATCAG ATAA